ACCCTCCTCCCACTTGATGTTGTGAAAGTGGCGCTCCAGCCACCGAGCGGTTCTggccattttagaatttaactccGCTTTATCGTATGGAGGTTTGAATACGATGTGTGCACGAAAAGAGAtgactgattattacaaactcttttacaataaatcgattgtcattatctttaaaagcgtgaaactcaactaccgcctccatttggccaccgtttgaaaagttcaatttcGAGAGACAGCCTGTGAGCTATGCGACTAGGGAGGaggtcactgtcactgttttcaattgcGGTTTTAACAGGCTCCTCAATCAAGAACAGGTCTCTCAATACGATGTGCATCAGTGGGATGTTGGCAATGAACTGATTCCACTCGTGTTTGTTAAGCGTTAATGAATGTTCACCGTCGTAGATGAACACACATTGCTTACCAAATACGTTgatgaccttgatatcctccccACCATCCGCCTTTACGTAAAACCTATGTGAGGTCTCCAAGGCTAGACTAACGCTATTGAAGTGTTGTGAAAACTCATTAAACACATCGAATGACCAATAAACGCAACCCTTCTTACCCTTAAATAGTattccgagagagtcaccccggttttttaacaaaacccacaatcacacacactttgaaagatcacaatcaataaagtaaacagacttaagaaaaattcccgttaacgagtttataggcTCTTTGCGTCTTGGGATCCTCGTAGGCTCCAGGTCCATAGCCGTTGATGGGTTCTCCATGGTCTCGGTCTCGGTCTTGTATGACCGTACCTTCCACAGTACCCCTTATATACTTTAAACCTCCAAATTTAGACCAATCAGGgacgcgtttattccgaccaatgagattttttagcaggtggttcttccccctcctCCCATTCGTATGTGAAAGGATCTATCGAAAAAGAGACAGTAATTTTGTCACAGCCCCTCAAatcccaggcgtcgccatgggatgttaaattatcaCAGTCGATGTTTTTACACCCTTTAAATATCCCGTCCTTGTACAAGCAAGCGTGTACATACGCTttgataccctttttataccctttcagcttcacatcatcctctctgcaaaatctaaccctaattctgtcaaaacccgtcacatcataaaacgcactattaggtgtgaaattagcacagtcgaggtatttacatgttttcatctttccgtccttccacaaggaagtgtacactccagcttttataccctctctatacctatttagagcctgtttaataggattattctCCCCCTCCCCACCGTAGGCCTCGGGCTCATCGTCTACCTCAAAACGaatctcaattttgttaaagtccttaacatcgtaaaagctGGCATAGGATGTAAACTTAATGCAGTTGAAGTATCCCAATGATCTCATCTCTACTCCTTCCTTATGACCGCGAATGTATAGccccatcgttgcgagagtgttcaacaatgggtaggtaatgtacgtcggtgtaggagtcgctcaatttatacctaacgatccccaccaccaccaccaccaccaccactattacatcatacgttttacgttaccggtaagcagggtgtacgccatgtgggagtcatgcaagAGGAGACAGTATGCCGTCGTGTTTGCCGGAAAATTATTTTTCGCCTCAAATTCCAATCTCACGTCTACcggtcccgacttgatcgaatcgttctgtttagaacaatcaatcacatagagTGGTGCGTGggacttgaatttttcaaaatcaacggtaggcgctcccggtttctgatagtacgagctttggaatcttgtaaacatctcgtaaaaaatgcacaagtcaccgtggacattgtcgtaaggatAATATTGCGAATTCAAATACAGTCTTACATTTGTCAGGTCACAATGGTCAAAAGAAGACGCATcctttttcagatcattttttCTTCCTGTCTGAAATTCCAAAACAACGTAGCGGGGTTTCTCAATTTGAGAGCTCGTTTTTATCGTCCAACTCTGACGAGTCGTTTGTGGTAAAGAGGGGTATTCGTGGATTTCCCAGGATCGAAACGGCAGGTGAATCAGAGTATCTTTCTCAATAACacgcaataatttcaatttgtaactgtcggatacagtaatgtgtggaacacgccagtagagcgaggttatttcaaagtcgaggttagccgcatccgtgcttttgaccgcgtttaatgtcggtagccgacctcaagataatcagttcctgtctgacattgaccacgatctttttataatcctcgacaaaacccagcaacagttttagaggcactgaatatgtaaattcactggCCTGACCGGTTTCACCCGGACCTAGCCAACATGCATTCAAGAGACCAGCCTTCTCCTCTTTCCTGATGGAAATCAGtccttttattgtacttgtaatacctacatttttcaccctgtcaacctctataccgccgatctcgtaccttatatcgtcgaataaaaatgcaatagcgttgtttattaatgtaacactggCCGCGGCCCCATCCGCCTTCTTGGCACGCACTTTTCCgctgatgtgtaaactgctttcgaacggtgctgtaattatattctgttgactgattggaatcctgatttcgtcgttattctttagagttgacgaggcgtacggtttgtgagagtgaaactcccaaccggttatcgcctcatcgtactcgacggccgattctatcgatagcagagccatacttaaaacccagcgatctaataaacttgatgttcttaggtgttaacaccgcggtcttttgtgatcgaatgaggggaacggtgtacggcacttctctaaatactaggcccattgccgtttccttatgtgtatacgtaacgataacggttcgtttctaaagtttatcaattcaccggtctggtctttgagagagacagctatattgttcaccctacggacgttcacaggtaaatagatgactgtgctcggtttctcgactattttataccctggagcgacttcagggtaaaactcatgcagcacgtgtccttctacaccgttttgaaaggatcctcgggcgatattacactcaacacgtatcgtgttttaccgtcataatactgacggggaggtcggacatgtggactctattaggctcgagcattttcgcggtgaaacctagtacaggagctagggatcccgatatttcgaaatgtatcgcttcactgcacgatacttcggaccttagagtgttattgtttgccttaagactgaacgtcacgCCTCCGTaaatgtgcgacttgatatattcttcaatgttttcaatttcgtacgacccttcatctattactatctctttaccgtttccgtagtgaaacttgtcatttacacccttttcaatgttcggaattgtatagtacgtggacaggtcaattaggccgatttcgtactccccatcgctcaaatccattggtggaaagacctcacaagatacgtgcggggccacaccgctaagtgaaaacattatttgctagaaacttcaaacacaagtgtccgcagactactgagtcatcagattgtttacgctcatagttatactgtacactgacaccggacccaaagtaagatacgagttctaccggcggtctcagattaccaaaactgtcaaagtagtacactctatttcctagtttcttataacagacccagtgcgttcCTTCACCTCGTGAACTGTCCAGATTTACTATGCCCGACTCGTAcagccgcggggtcttgggcagtgtgtccctcatgtatacacctcgaaagttcggaatatcgagtaacctcgcgtaacggatcaattcgtggtttgttagaggttttatcggtatcgagattgttgtttttttttacaacacctcttccttttcctcaccccaccaccacctcccctctttgggtaaggtttcaggtagagacctcgcccttttgacttacccctccctcgctttgtctttgtttttttctttctcccacccccaaacgctgttttagctttcatggccgcagtcactgctaaggccgcagccttttctcctacactagcgtctcctgatttcaccctttgccaagctcttctggccaattctttgtcggcctctcgcctgtgttccaaatccgtatatttcgagtacgctatatcgtggattCTACAAAAATCGTCCAACTTATTAATACCCTTCTCGCCACGTGCAAGTCTCTCAGACAATCGGGTGCCGGGCCCGCAGTACCGAAAACCCCCGGGGAGGTGTAATTCAACTGGTAAAGCGTCAACAGCACgatttattatggtgcctacagcgggcagtgcgtttctcagcgcgctggtcactatacctctgccccgcttgacagctcgtttcactctgtttgatttacgcttgtgattcgccatttatataccgtatcactttatacaactgtttgagtagcgattcacgcacacaagtaatctgcagtacgtcgaagatgtccgcctcggatttcgtgacagtaccggtaaacttgtcaaactccagcacgtaactgtctgttataaagtaaatacgaccgtttatatacctgaatccaccctttatagatcctggaacacctgggagtacgcttgaggtcatccctaacatggtgcctgtgagggtgcattcgttcaactctacgacaaacttgtcatcgacaaagaagtaggtcttacccatattactgttttaacgctgcattgactttcttaattctgttatgtacgattctgctaatgggtctttgattggacagtctaagtgacgggtaatctataacgtataaagtcctgtccacaatcatgactacgtctccgtctggtctctggtacacggctgAGACATTATTAAAGTTCGACGGTAAGAACgtcaaccactctgtaattatcagaggattggtaaactcttcacgcgttctatgggcttcgttcaggctaagtatccaaacgtatttaccgtaaaacgcgtacagcctgtttctcactactaagaacgtgttgagtttgtgccgtaaattacaaatgtccaattCTGTAGGTGTAGGCGTGGTAGGCCTAGCGgtagttgatgttgttgttgtcgtagtagtagtggatgttgtagtggatgttgtagtggacgtggaggaggaggaggaggaggaggggacAGGCGGTCCGTACAAAACCTGAATTGCAAGCTGATCGTCTCTGTCCAAATCAAATTCGTACAAGTTGTTGATACCCGATGGCTGGTAATAGGACGGAAACATTACGGATCGTAACACACAGACGAATGCTGAAGACCGAGAGCATGGCCTATTTCGTGGACCATCACTGTAAAGAACGAAGTCTTCTCCGGTGCGGGTATATTCATTGTAAAGTCCCAGTCCTCTTCGAAATCAAGGTGTATATCCGATTGGTTCAGCCACGGTCGAGGGAGAAAAGCGTGGCCGAGAACACCGCCTGGACCGTCAAAATCGTAACTGCAAGTGCTTTTAAGGTAGTACGCCACGTGTTTCTTAGGGGAAATCACTACCATTATAGTGGGATTACTGTAACTTCTACGGAATTCGAGAGCAGAGTGCTTGGAGTACAAGGAAAACGCTCTCTCAACGATGTTGGCATACTGGATGGCAGAGCCAATCATGTTCCACGTGACCCGAGTTGAGTTCCATTTAACTAATGGGTTCACGGAAAACGGGGCTATGCCTTCGTCCGAGTTACCGCATCTGGGTGTGTCCATCAGCTTCAGCGTCTCTCCTCGTTTTCATATCCGGTCACCTGTAGTccgaacgtctcctgaaacctCGTAATGGCGTCCTTAATATTGTTAGTCAGCGATGTTTCGTTGCTGTTGAGATAGCCGTATttctccaagtacaacaaagttttattagcagctatcagaggagctacacatagaatTAATACCGAGAaccgcatctcgccaggttctaaagtaaactgacggtaaaaatgtcaacaacctacttatatctcgatctcaccaccctgctcaccgggtccctaaagtatgggttgacaatgttgaacctgatccactcgtctttatcggttaagtgtatagcgtccagcgtcggagccagtagtttgtacataccgtaatagacttcgctcagtactctcactaggtaattcacggtCACCGCGTCACTCATGTCGGTAGGATCTCTCAGATTAGTGATTTTACCGGTTTGCGCGTTCCAATCTTGCACCGCTCTGgtcatggcgtgtttttgaaagtattggagattaacagcttcaccctcgtatagaggctcttcaatctcgctcagacgcttatgtccaaaactccaatgcccgtctttgcccatttggggtatacgactatctacataccgtttagtcgtagcgtccttaggctcgactggccatccaacgctgcagagtctgaaattattgaaagtaacggtagaatctctaatactcttgataggtgtaagagtatgtagttgtgacagagtgacagcgtcgtttaatccttcaccatcgctcaggttgattattcttctctttttagcgtctattatctcagtatcgaacgttaatgttcttttatttagcgttcgcaagttgacggcatccgcttcgttcgtagggttagctacgttaggtattctgttatttctggcatcgagtttatTCACATTTAGTGTCTTGAGCATATACAGGGTCACATCTGTTTTAGTgccatttaatttcttgtccaaggtctgcaggtttatagcgtctagactctgctgggcgtcggccacgttacataaccgcttgcccttgatatcgtaatcaccgtctaccgttatgcgaaacccgaccccaggagggcctcttttaccggtctcgccaccggtgcgaccaaacttgtccacgctcattttgaaactgtaatctaagagaacatcctttactttttataccaatgctctatacctggaatttcctctaccacggatgagtttcaactccctcaactcttccacgatgtttataatttcgtttttatgacccgtattacccgcctcagctgaacctattaaaacctttaatctctcacacaattcattcggatcgtcgtaatacacgggatcagggtttgacatgtccttgaagcctttgcccgagtaagctttgggaaatagttttgaaatgacaagttcgtattttgtcgatttgttacggtttatgttacttttataattgtaacctcttttgtgagcgtgtgtcctgttcaatatatccttgtaagtgacCAAATCAGTTTCATCGTAATTTAACGGTGCGCGTTTTAAAGACTAATTCGTACAGACCTTTCGTAGGTTTGTAGTACAcatcatctatgactatactgccgttactatcgaaatttaacactttgtttccaatcattagtgtgccgttatcatagcgtggtccgtatatggaatcaatctttctttgactgggaatgtccttcatcagtgacttcatgtacttgactgtaagtgcattttggaatgtgttttccacccattgtgaagcctctagttgtcctttagcggtggaaaggatatcgcttgcttcgggtaaaggtggatcactagtctccagcacttcgtcgtcctgtaagtaagcgggtactctcggagatgatgttacagcgggagagaagagttcctcttttatctcctgctgctcttcctcaggttcgatttttatattttcggaattcttggttttctttcgcagttcagacaggagtggtttgtactggttttccagacgtatctcggtagacagagtcccttgtttaaactccttatactttcgcctgatggccgttctcaactttgatatctcagctgtaagctgtttctcgttccgctccatttttatcaatgatgtcaccatctgtccgtttaacatttatatacgctttcctcatttgctcaaaaacatgtgatacatcaatacctctgcactcatcgtatcttggaacgaaatgaaccttcactctgtcgtcaaatcttaccttcttcttgtttggctccatattgcacactgaccgtgtccgtgttgagttgacacttttaactacggtagttcgacttgtctgaaaaacattgcgcgtttcttgtgttttctaaggtagtgtataatgtcaccaagtgacgctaccgtacccagtttcctgaagtagactgatctcggtatttgcacttgcgctcgtgatctaaatacaaacgttctcttccatccgtctctccactgcggGATCTCGGCCACCGTGTACTTGTCATTCTCTACCGTCTTATCCATGTACTCTTTTAACCGAGCGATAGGGTTCCTCACCCTACCGTGTATATGAATCAGGTatgagttgagtagccagaactcacaaggattggctcctgtaaatctcctccacgcctcaaactgatcacggtttgtaatactatacactccgtccatcagacttattccgaacatttcacagtacatagggacagttggtaaggccacctttagaaattctgaagtaaagagGCTCTGGCACAGATTATTTACAGCCGCAAACTCTTTGTTTCTCTCGCCTCTCGGTAGTCCACGTGGGACCGGCCCGTACGCCACGTTATAGCTGATGTCGCTGTAGCATTTCGAGGCCAATActtgtctgtagattgtaacgggtttcctaataggtatagttcgctccgtgagaatgatgcaacgtgaggtgtgtgggactttacaagcgtactccaacatctttatacagacttgggcaaagtatataccgccgtgtgcgtttctcaacggtacaagcttaccgaattggtctggaaacggtctgaatcgggacaagaggttctgcgattcccgcacagtacactttaacatgtcttcgtggtATACAACGAGTTCAAACGGTACACACCTTTCTCctggctctttttcaaaaattctatccagatatcgcggttataaaaccgttcgctggacgaaatcattaacagaattacaggaggaatggttgcactgtactgtccttggcgtttgtgtctccaacaccttctattgaaaaggaaaccgtgtggtggtcgtctgctacagtaattaccgcaaaattttttcttgtccgggtagtaccacgtacacagatttgagttgactttgtggagtctctggtccgagaaccctctgatgtcgttataagtgtagatcctcaccattatagatcttgaacaaaactgtctatacctactcggtacctccctttatcaatgtcatcgtccttgctaatgacgataaaaccgtgtttgtccttccacgccatactgcacaactgtttgaatttttcaaatctcatatcggtattgacgtgatcACTGTAAGCGTGGTGTAGATTCATATCATCCTGTTTGAAGAGTATtatgaaatttgcattgtctctgaCCAGCTGTTTCGGTACGTGACTGTAGGTTTGACCGAGATAGAATGTATCTACGTTCTTGTGCCTCCCCATAGCAAAGTAACTGCGGATATTGCCGTgcttttcgcaagctatatcgtcaaaaatcatcaaagagttttccttagcctcgtccggtttaatgaccagggagctatcgtcgtacgcgaaataccctacttccttcggtatcattttagccagtaattgatactttggttggtacaatgactttgaaaatacgtacacattctcgaatcgtaatccgttcggatcggtgatcagattgaataacacgtttgttttaccacagtttgaaggacctacaattaaacctcttatcgagtctggtaaaagcggaccgtttttgtttttgcgacttaaaccgctacctatatactcgtccatgttgtggacgttaaacgtcgtggcttgctttacgagcttcattttggtaatgacggttccacggtattgcatcatgttttataatttactttctttttttttaggtttaataatatctttggagtttacccagctattgtgagtatcgtcaaaaccacgccaccgcaccaagaccttggagcctttccgccggagtactttatcaacgagataggcatttcctgttgcggttcttatcagttcctgttcatagaaaccgccttgcaaaatatcacctcttatgtcttgtaatatatacgttacaggttttgtaggttttatcgcaaatattgtaaatatttcatttgaccagttgggtagatatccttttttaaatacacctttgtatttgctaattctaacctgatcgcttacacggaatttgggattttttgttttaaccactttattatgtttatttatgcgggcgagaatctgttttacgtgttttcgtctaacatcttttggtttcataccgattgtcctgtgcacactactgttgtactccttgactatgtctggtaaaatacttaaccactcgtagctaccgtgtgccgtaaatctctcgtacattttttctttcagggttctgtttagacgttccacaatagaacttttcaaatgtgattgggtagagtaatggttaatgctgtgtttgtttaaaagttttttaacgtgactgttgTACCATTCTTCACCGTGGtccgtttgaaagtttttcatcttgtgtttagacagtatagatTCTAGTGCATGCACGACTTCAGCGCCGGTCTTGTTCTTTATAGGAACGGCAAACGcaaattttgagaaacagtttagcatcgtcagtatatacttgtaacctctgtttactctcgagtaaggtatcatctctacaaggtcggcttgatacaggtcattaattcctttcagcgtaaccctgcgtctggggtagttacgcctagccggtttgtgcagttctttcgctatcgcgtccattttgtaaatgaagaaaaaataatctgtataccggtatttatattcgtctaagtggtgtggtttggaacacccacatcgaacactagcatgctcgatgcccaggttaaacagtatttgattttgaggaccagtccagaagtaactggttgtcgcccggtgatcaaatactgtcccatcccttgttgcttagacaatggaatgatcgcacatgcaacgcccggtcgtATAGTAAAAGAGGTGAGTTTTACACAAtgcgcactcccataaactacgcattgtgtaaaatgtatcttccgtgaagtaatacgtGGACGTCAATCCTTCTTGCCAAAGAACAGCTGAAAGGTCacgagcacacatatgacaaagtctgcgtagtctgcgtccgtcgtaaacttctttgtatctgactaccaattcaaagcagtattcgcgatgtttagatttaatttcccgacggatggattcggggatctggatatgtcgtaagaagtcaatacggtgtCGGGCAATTTGCCGtagacaaagatcatagaggctctttgggttccacgccatgattgagaatgaagtgctctcccactaCCACCACCACTGTCTCCACgattactctcccaccaccaccgactcccccactgagacctcacactttgcacaaatataagtgtttacaagagtatttacaattttacagtgatatcaacactatatacaagtttatacatttttaatctgtatatcaccggtat
The Homalodisca vitripennis isolate AUS2020 chromosome 4, UT_GWSS_2.1, whole genome shotgun sequence DNA segment above includes these coding regions:
- the LOC124361015 gene encoding matrilysin-like, which encodes MDTPRCGNSDEGIAPFSVNPLVKWNSTRVTWNMIGSAIQYANIVERAFSLYSKHSALEFRRSYSNPTIMVVISPKKHVAYYLKSTCSYDFDGPGGVLGHAFLPRPWLNQSDIHLDFEEDWDFTMNIPAPEKTSFFTVMVHEIGHALGLQHSSVCYDP